One region of Turicibacter bilis genomic DNA includes:
- the prmC gene encoding peptide chain release factor N(5)-glutamine methyltransferase — translation MKTMRELLKWAEDYALENGKEDSAVKLLLMHVTGKESYEILADMNMQVPVEQVEEFERCVKTYVEQNIPVQHIMGYETFFGHKFIVNDDVLIPRFETEELVANVLSTYDDVFDGAPVKVVDVGTGSGAIGVTLAVEEPNMEVTVTELSEAALEVAKQNASNLGANVTFYQGDMLQPLIERGLKFDILVSNPPYIPLTEDVDPLVKDNEPHLALFGGEDGLKFYRQILKDAHKVVNEKNIIAFEHAYNHKEAMAELVKQHFPNSKFETLKDLNGKDRMTIIINN, via the coding sequence ATGAAAACAATGCGTGAATTGTTAAAATGGGCTGAAGATTACGCCCTTGAAAATGGAAAAGAAGATTCGGCTGTTAAATTATTATTAATGCATGTAACTGGGAAAGAAAGTTATGAGATTTTAGCCGATATGAATATGCAAGTGCCAGTGGAACAAGTTGAAGAATTTGAGCGCTGTGTTAAAACATATGTTGAACAAAATATTCCTGTTCAACACATTATGGGATACGAAACATTCTTTGGACATAAATTTATTGTCAATGATGATGTCTTAATCCCACGCTTTGAAACGGAAGAATTAGTGGCTAATGTTTTATCAACTTATGATGATGTATTTGATGGTGCTCCTGTTAAGGTCGTCGATGTAGGAACAGGAAGTGGAGCGATTGGTGTTACTTTAGCAGTTGAAGAACCGAATATGGAAGTAACGGTGACTGAATTATCAGAGGCCGCTTTAGAAGTTGCGAAACAAAATGCTTCTAATTTAGGAGCAAATGTAACATTCTATCAAGGAGATATGTTACAACCGTTAATTGAACGCGGATTAAAGTTTGATATTCTAGTATCAAATCCTCCATACATTCCATTAACTGAAGATGTGGATCCACTTGTTAAAGATAATGAACCACACTTAGCGTTATTTGGTGGAGAAGATGGATTAAAATTCTATCGTCAAATTTTAAAAGATGCTCATAAAGTTGTAAATGAGAAAAATATTATTGCATTTGAACATGCATATAACCATAAAGAAGCAATGGCGGAATTAGTGAAGCAACATTTTCCTAATTCTAAGTTTGAAACATTAAAAGACTTAAATGGGAAAGACCGCATGACTATTATCATTAATAACTAA
- the prfA gene encoding peptide chain release factor 1 — translation MFERLEAILERYEKINEMMADPAIVTDIKKLTELSKEQRGLEETVNVYTEYKEIAASIEDLKEMAKDSDPEISEMAEMELEELKPRLPQLEERLEILLIPKDPNDEKNVIVEIRGAAGGDEANIFASDLYRMYTKYAEVKGWKIQVMNVDYSESGGMSQVEFMISGESVYSHMKYESGAHRVQRVPATESQGRIHTSTATVLVMPEAEDVDIEVSMNDIRVDTFCSSGPGGQSVNTTKSAVRLTHVPTGIVVSCQDGKSQHENKANALKVLKARIYDSILQERLEAEGEERRSKIGTGERSEKIRTYNYPQNRVTDHRIGFTIQQLDRVMEGKLEPVVEALITEEQKRKLAAQD, via the coding sequence ATGTTTGAACGTTTAGAGGCAATCTTAGAGCGTTATGAAAAAATTAACGAAATGATGGCTGATCCTGCAATCGTTACTGATATTAAAAAATTAACTGAATTATCAAAAGAACAACGTGGTCTTGAAGAGACAGTTAATGTGTATACTGAATATAAAGAAATTGCAGCTTCAATTGAAGATTTAAAAGAAATGGCAAAAGACTCTGATCCAGAAATTAGTGAAATGGCCGAAATGGAATTAGAAGAGTTAAAACCACGCCTTCCACAATTAGAAGAGCGTTTAGAAATCTTATTAATTCCTAAAGATCCCAACGATGAGAAAAACGTAATCGTTGAGATCCGTGGAGCTGCGGGTGGAGATGAAGCAAATATCTTCGCATCAGACTTATACCGTATGTATACAAAATATGCTGAGGTAAAAGGATGGAAAATTCAAGTCATGAACGTTGACTACTCTGAATCTGGAGGGATGTCACAAGTTGAGTTCATGATCTCAGGTGAAAGTGTATACTCTCACATGAAATATGAATCAGGAGCACACCGTGTACAGCGTGTCCCTGCCACTGAATCTCAAGGACGTATCCACACATCAACAGCAACTGTTTTAGTTATGCCAGAGGCTGAAGATGTAGATATCGAAGTAAGTATGAATGATATCCGTGTTGATACTTTCTGTTCATCAGGACCTGGAGGACAGTCAGTAAATACAACTAAATCAGCGGTACGTTTAACTCACGTTCCAACTGGAATCGTTGTATCATGTCAGGACGGAAAATCACAACACGAAAATAAAGCCAATGCCTTAAAAGTATTAAAGGCTCGTATCTATGATTCAATCTTACAAGAGCGTTTAGAGGCTGAAGGTGAAGAACGTCGTTCTAAAATCGGAACAGGTGAACGCTCTGAAAAAATCCGTACTTACAACTATCCACAAAACCGTGTCACTGACCACCGTATTGGATTCACTATCCAACAGTTAGACCGCGTTATGGAAGGTAAATTAGAGCCAGTTGTTGAAGCTTTAATTACAGAAGAACAAAAACGTAAATTAGCCGCTCAAGACTAA
- the dnaB gene encoding replicative DNA helicase has protein sequence MLESPNRQMPHSTDAEQAILGAMLLDEKVCEDVKLKLQPDDFYHHRHRIIYETMLILLDQNIGVDVTTVTAYLQDHKRIAEIGGVEYILTIYESVATTAHTEHYVEIVLEKSISRLIINRAQSLIEQGYDPETSTQDLIDTAEQQFSGLARLNQGSDFKQIDNVIIDFIKNVERLSQSTGEVTGLTTGFTALDNMTSGLQNNDLIIVAARPAMGKTAFALNIAQNVAKLNHVNVAIFSLEMGADQLVSRLVSAEGRIEAHRLKTGNLEGADWRSLKIATDVLSNLGIYIDDTPGIRVGELRAKCRQLHQQKGLGLVMIDYLQLLSGSKANGGNRQQEVSEISRMLKEMARELKIPVIALSQLSRQVENREDKRPMMSDLRESGSIEQDADIVTFLYREDYYKKDPELNDNIVEVIFAKHRSGAVGTVKLAFRKEISRFENLVNVPESAHIPDV, from the coding sequence ATGTTAGAATCGCCAAATCGTCAGATGCCTCATAGCACCGATGCTGAACAAGCTATTCTTGGGGCCATGTTGCTCGATGAAAAGGTGTGTGAGGATGTCAAACTCAAATTACAGCCAGATGATTTTTATCATCATCGTCATCGCATTATTTATGAAACGATGCTGATCCTATTGGACCAAAATATTGGGGTCGATGTGACAACAGTTACAGCGTATCTTCAAGATCATAAACGTATTGCTGAAATTGGTGGTGTGGAGTACATCTTAACGATTTACGAAAGTGTCGCAACGACAGCACATACAGAGCATTATGTCGAGATTGTTTTAGAAAAATCAATTTCACGTTTAATCATTAATCGTGCTCAAAGTCTAATTGAGCAAGGATATGATCCAGAGACATCAACTCAAGATTTAATTGATACGGCTGAGCAACAATTCTCAGGCTTAGCTCGATTAAATCAAGGGTCTGATTTTAAACAAATCGATAATGTCATCATTGACTTTATTAAAAACGTTGAGCGTTTATCTCAATCAACAGGTGAAGTAACTGGATTAACAACTGGATTTACCGCACTTGATAATATGACTTCGGGTCTTCAAAATAACGACTTAATTATCGTTGCTGCCCGTCCTGCGATGGGGAAAACCGCATTTGCCTTAAATATTGCGCAAAACGTGGCCAAGCTAAATCATGTGAATGTTGCCATTTTCAGCTTAGAGATGGGGGCCGATCAGCTCGTATCCCGTTTAGTTAGTGCCGAAGGACGAATTGAAGCGCATCGTTTAAAAACTGGGAATTTAGAAGGGGCGGATTGGCGTTCATTGAAAATTGCCACCGATGTATTAAGTAATTTAGGCATTTATATCGATGATACACCTGGTATTCGTGTTGGAGAATTGCGAGCAAAATGTCGACAACTTCATCAACAAAAAGGTCTTGGATTAGTAATGATCGACTACTTACAGTTACTTTCTGGTAGCAAGGCTAACGGTGGGAATCGTCAACAAGAAGTCTCTGAAATTTCACGTATGTTAAAAGAGATGGCACGTGAGTTGAAAATCCCGGTTATTGCTTTATCGCAGTTATCACGTCAGGTGGAAAATCGTGAAGATAAGCGACCAATGATGTCAGACTTACGTGAATCAGGAAGTATCGAGCAGGATGCCGATATCGTTACTTTCTTATATCGTGAAGATTACTATAAAAAGGATCCGGAATTAAACGATAATATCGTTGAAGTTATTTTCGCGAAGCACCGTAGTGGGGCTGTCGGGACAGTTAAGTTAGCCTTTAGAAAAGAAATCAGCCGATTCGAAAATCTGGTTAATGTTCCAGAGTCAGCTCACATCCCAGACGTCTAG
- the rplI gene encoding 50S ribosomal protein L9 gives MKVIMLEDVKGKGKKGEVKDFPNGFANFLIKQNKAMDATPGNMNKLKAQQAEEEKQAELRLEEAKKLKADLEQKTVIVKVKSGDNGRVFGSVSTKAIAEEFQKQFGIKLDKRKMDLEEPIRGLGMARVPIHLHPEVVATISVQIKEK, from the coding sequence ATGAAAGTAATTATGTTAGAAGATGTTAAAGGTAAAGGTAAAAAAGGTGAAGTTAAAGATTTTCCAAATGGTTTTGCGAACTTCCTAATTAAACAAAATAAAGCGATGGATGCAACGCCAGGAAATATGAATAAATTAAAAGCTCAACAAGCGGAAGAAGAAAAACAAGCCGAGTTACGCTTAGAAGAAGCCAAAAAGTTAAAAGCTGATTTAGAACAAAAAACAGTGATTGTTAAAGTAAAATCAGGAGATAACGGGCGTGTGTTTGGTTCAGTTAGCACAAAAGCAATTGCTGAAGAGTTCCAAAAACAATTCGGAATCAAATTAGATAAACGTAAAATGGATTTAGAAGAACCAATCCGTGGATTAGGAATGGCACGTGTTCCAATTCATTTACATCCAGAAGTAGTCGCAACTATTTCAGTTCAAATCAAAGAAAAATAA
- a CDS encoding DHH family phosphoesterase translates to MKKIRKWLEEYQDHLGYLVISIVSLVVTGIYAYYQSDVISLIIFLYFVGDAIYRVNAYFHYKADTLKKIESISYRVKHAGETAFNQLPMGILLYDEAYEIVWFNGYLKRVFNQDLHDKVLKDLSEQLYNRSLGDEESFKITVNQQTYQVLHMKDERLMYFTDYTEYTELSRKYVNEQPVVGVLVMDNYDEVFHNLNEQEKSEFYGKIISIIMQWADQHKIYIRTTASDRFVLMMPYEVLQQLRETKFTIIDKVREAAKEKDIMLTISIGLATGYDSFSELGQRANYMLDLALSRGGDQVAIKIASDDKFLFYGGKTNPVEKRNRVRARVNAQAYERLVRDSERVIIMGHRYPDVDAIGASIGLLRMGIASKKEAYIVLKQEELDKTAKNFVDEILKDEKLKKYFISSEAAIELMTKNTLLVVADTQDPKMVIEPALLPRAKKVAVFDHHRRGVDVIDSVLSFAEPYASSTVELVVDMFDYYSQKIKMTPLEASIMLAGIIVDTRRFSYHTGRRTYETAAILKQKGAEEKLVQQLLRTPLENYYSKAHLIERAEIFKDEFIIACADDEMVLEKVQIAQTADELLNVQNIKASFVISRIDEQYIGISARSLGDVNVQVLMEQLGGGGHLNNAATQMRSSSTQDAVLQLKEVIVKELEESGESK, encoded by the coding sequence GTGAAAAAGATTAGGAAATGGTTAGAAGAATATCAAGATCATCTTGGATATCTGGTGATTTCTATTGTTTCTTTAGTAGTGACTGGAATTTATGCTTATTATCAATCTGATGTGATCTCTCTAATCATCTTCTTATATTTTGTAGGAGATGCTATCTATCGTGTGAATGCTTATTTTCACTATAAAGCGGATACGCTAAAGAAGATTGAATCGATTTCGTATCGTGTCAAGCATGCAGGGGAAACAGCGTTTAATCAATTACCGATGGGGATTTTACTTTATGATGAAGCTTATGAAATTGTTTGGTTTAATGGGTATTTAAAGCGCGTTTTTAATCAAGATTTACATGATAAGGTGTTAAAGGATTTAAGTGAACAACTCTATAATCGATCGCTTGGTGATGAGGAATCATTTAAGATAACTGTTAATCAACAGACGTATCAAGTGTTACATATGAAAGATGAACGATTGATGTATTTTACAGATTATACAGAGTATACAGAGTTATCACGAAAATATGTCAATGAACAGCCCGTTGTTGGAGTTCTTGTGATGGATAATTATGACGAGGTCTTTCATAATTTAAATGAACAAGAAAAAAGTGAATTCTATGGAAAAATCATTTCGATTATTATGCAGTGGGCCGATCAGCATAAAATCTATATTCGAACGACAGCTAGTGACCGTTTTGTTTTAATGATGCCGTACGAGGTGTTACAGCAACTTCGCGAGACGAAATTTACGATTATTGATAAGGTTCGCGAAGCAGCTAAAGAAAAAGATATTATGTTAACGATTAGTATCGGGTTAGCAACTGGATACGATAGTTTTTCTGAACTTGGACAACGTGCGAATTATATGTTAGATTTAGCACTAAGCCGTGGGGGGGATCAAGTAGCGATTAAAATCGCAAGTGATGATAAGTTTTTATTCTACGGTGGAAAAACAAATCCAGTTGAGAAACGTAATCGTGTTCGTGCGCGTGTGAATGCACAAGCTTATGAGCGTTTAGTTCGTGATAGTGAACGTGTCATTATTATGGGACATCGTTATCCGGATGTGGATGCGATTGGAGCCAGTATCGGATTATTACGAATGGGAATTGCTTCAAAGAAAGAAGCTTACATTGTTTTAAAGCAGGAGGAGCTAGATAAAACAGCTAAAAATTTTGTTGATGAAATTTTAAAAGATGAAAAGTTGAAAAAGTATTTCATTTCAAGTGAAGCAGCGATTGAATTAATGACCAAAAATACGTTACTAGTAGTTGCGGATACGCAGGATCCAAAAATGGTGATAGAGCCAGCACTTTTACCGCGTGCTAAGAAAGTCGCTGTCTTTGATCATCATCGACGAGGCGTTGATGTGATTGATTCGGTGCTTTCGTTTGCGGAGCCTTATGCCTCATCAACGGTCGAATTAGTTGTGGATATGTTCGATTACTATTCACAGAAAATTAAAATGACGCCATTAGAAGCTTCGATTATGTTAGCGGGAATTATTGTTGATACGCGTCGATTCTCGTATCATACGGGACGACGAACGTATGAAACGGCCGCTATTTTAAAACAAAAAGGAGCGGAAGAGAAGTTAGTTCAGCAATTGCTCCGAACGCCGCTTGAGAATTATTATAGTAAGGCACATCTCATTGAACGAGCAGAAATCTTTAAAGATGAGTTTATTATTGCTTGTGCAGATGATGAGATGGTGCTTGAAAAAGTTCAAATTGCTCAAACAGCCGACGAGTTGTTAAATGTTCAAAATATTAAGGCTTCATTCGTAATCTCACGTATTGATGAGCAGTACATTGGAATTAGTGCTCGTTCACTAGGTGATGTGAATGTTCAAGTGTTAATGGAACAACTGGGTGGTGGTGGGCATTTAAATAATGCAGCAACACAAATGCGTAGTAGCAGTACACAAGATGCTGTTTTACAATTAAAAGAAGTTATTGTTAAAGAGTTAGAAGAAAGTGGTGAGTCTAAATGA
- a CDS encoding DUF2232 domain-containing protein: MKTKSLVNAAIMLAIYMVFFVLYNIGVLPTIMSILLPIPLIVYSVTTNRVRDVLWLLIGCFIGTFLFGSVYGLVTTLNYGLMGALIGIGIIKKWPYWQRLLNAAIVSVISFPILTYVVTGLNLQESMAQMADEMNGMLEAMSAFLPANNAEMLLPVQNMVSTMMTTLLPTILILMGLASAFLSDTVATNVLKRMNYEVTKRGNVNRFQLGAKLAVTLLISQVAIVFIPNHAVNVVLMNVIMLLNTLFLLQGIVVAMSYFRSRNKRGFGTFIIIFALMSSFSMFISVLGVMDALFDYRERFAVKKS; the protein is encoded by the coding sequence ATGAAGACGAAGTCGCTTGTTAACGCGGCAATTATGCTAGCCATTTATATGGTCTTTTTTGTTTTATATAATATTGGAGTTTTGCCGACAATCATGTCGATTTTATTACCTATTCCACTCATTGTTTATTCAGTCACGACAAATCGAGTTCGAGATGTGTTATGGTTATTGATTGGGTGCTTTATTGGAACATTTTTATTTGGCTCAGTTTATGGACTAGTTACAACCTTGAATTATGGGTTGATGGGTGCTCTGATTGGTATTGGGATTATAAAGAAATGGCCGTATTGGCAACGTCTTTTAAATGCAGCAATTGTATCAGTCATTTCGTTTCCAATTTTAACTTATGTGGTTACAGGATTAAATCTCCAAGAATCCATGGCACAAATGGCGGATGAAATGAATGGGATGCTTGAAGCTATGTCAGCTTTTTTACCAGCGAATAATGCTGAGATGCTGTTACCAGTTCAAAATATGGTTAGTACAATGATGACGACGTTATTACCAACGATTCTTATCTTAATGGGATTAGCTTCAGCGTTTTTAAGTGATACGGTTGCAACTAACGTTCTTAAACGTATGAATTATGAAGTTACTAAACGTGGAAATGTTAACCGTTTCCAATTAGGTGCGAAATTAGCAGTGACTTTATTAATTAGTCAAGTGGCGATTGTATTTATTCCAAATCATGCAGTAAATGTTGTATTGATGAATGTCATTATGCTTTTAAACACGTTGTTCTTATTACAGGGGATTGTGGTGGCAATGTCTTATTTTAGATCTCGTAATAAGAGAGGATTTGGAACTTTTATTATTATTTTTGCTTTAATGTCTAGCTTCTCAATGTTTATTTCGGTGCTCGGGGTGATGGATGCGTTGTTCGATTACCGTGAGCGATTTGCTGTTAAAAAATCATAA